One Candidatus Kinetoplastibacterium oncopeltii TCC290E genomic region harbors:
- a CDS encoding FAD-binding oxidoreductase produces MSFLRDIKLLLGNESVITGYQMQKFLIDWRKRYKGSALAVVLPRTSNDIAALVNLCIFYNVPIVPQGGNTGLCGGAIPDNSGNAIVLSTIKMNSIINIDEINNSITVEAGCVLKKVQDAALDCNKIFPLSLASEGSCTIGGNLATNAGGTQVLRYGNIRDLTLGIEFVNAEGTIVNALRCLRKDNSGYSLRDLYIGSEGTLGIITAATLKLFPKPLGKKVFLVSVYSLEQAVSLFSYSRSFFCSKITAFELMSGLCIELVQKLINLPKNFINKAPWYLLIEISHDNNEHEIIDSISSFLEKSIEKRLILDAIVSNSSKQNEEMWLLRESIPIAERELGKAIKHDISVPISNISSFVEQTNNLVQAVFPGVKHIIFGHIGDGNLHYNIAKASWQSEYQLLSLQNDIYDLVHKMVADFGGSISAEHGIGVLKVGELTKYKSIAELSMMRLIKRAIDPNNIMNPGKILDV; encoded by the coding sequence ATGAGCTTCTTACGAGATATTAAACTGTTACTTGGTAATGAAAGTGTTATTACTGGATATCAGATGCAGAAATTTTTGATAGATTGGCGTAAGCGATACAAGGGAAGTGCACTTGCAGTAGTTTTGCCTAGAACATCTAATGATATAGCTGCATTAGTTAATTTATGTATTTTCTATAATGTGCCAATTGTACCACAAGGTGGTAATACTGGGTTATGTGGAGGAGCAATACCTGATAACTCTGGTAATGCTATAGTTCTTTCTACTATAAAAATGAATTCCATTATAAATATAGATGAAATTAATAATTCCATAACAGTAGAAGCTGGGTGTGTTTTAAAAAAGGTTCAAGATGCTGCTTTAGATTGCAATAAAATATTCCCTTTAAGTCTTGCATCTGAAGGTAGCTGTACTATAGGTGGTAATTTGGCTACTAATGCAGGAGGCACTCAAGTTTTGAGATATGGTAATATTAGAGATCTTACATTGGGTATAGAATTTGTTAATGCAGAAGGTACTATAGTAAATGCATTAAGATGTTTGCGGAAAGACAATTCTGGGTACAGTTTACGTGACCTTTATATTGGAAGTGAGGGAACATTAGGAATAATAACCGCAGCTACCTTAAAATTATTTCCTAAACCTTTAGGTAAGAAAGTTTTTTTGGTTTCAGTTTATTCTTTGGAACAAGCAGTTAGTCTTTTTTCATACTCCCGTAGTTTTTTTTGTTCAAAAATAACAGCATTTGAGCTAATGAGTGGTCTATGCATAGAGCTTGTTCAGAAATTAATCAATTTGCCAAAGAATTTTATTAATAAGGCCCCATGGTATTTACTAATAGAGATCTCTCATGATAATAATGAGCATGAAATTATTGACTCAATAAGTAGTTTTTTGGAAAAATCTATAGAAAAAAGGTTAATTCTTGATGCTATTGTTTCTAACAGCTCTAAACAAAATGAAGAAATGTGGTTGTTGAGAGAAAGCATACCTATAGCAGAAAGGGAACTAGGAAAAGCAATTAAACATGATATTTCTGTTCCTATATCTAACATATCGTCCTTTGTTGAACAAACAAATAATTTAGTACAAGCTGTATTTCCAGGAGTGAAGCATATAATTTTTGGTCATATAGGAGATGGCAATCTGCATTACAATATAGCAAAAGCAAGTTGGCAAAGTGAGTATCAATTACTATCTTTACAAAATGATATTTATGATTTAGTACATAAAATGGTAGCTGATTTTGGAGGATCGATAAGTGCTGAACATGGAATAGGAGTTCTTAAAGTAGGGGAATTAACTAAGTATAAGAGTATTGCTGAATTGTCCATGATGAGGCTTATAAAAAGGGCTATAGACCCAAATAATATAATGAACCCAGGGAAAATTTTAGATGTTTGA
- the dcd gene encoding dCTP deaminase: protein MSIKSDSWIRSASKNGMIEPFEPYQVNSKNNSRIVSYGTSSYGYDVRCAKEFKIFTNINHAIVDPKNFDEKSFVDFYGEVCIIPPNSFALARTVEYFRIPRNILTICLGKSTYARCGIIVNVTPLEPEWEGYVTLEFSNTTPLPAKIYAGEGCAQMIFLEASEICDMSYADKDGKYQFQKGVTVPCI, encoded by the coding sequence ATGAGTATTAAGAGTGATAGTTGGATTCGTTCTGCTTCAAAAAATGGAATGATTGAGCCATTTGAACCTTATCAAGTTAATTCGAAAAACAATAGTCGCATTGTAAGTTATGGAACTAGTAGTTATGGATATGATGTCCGTTGTGCTAAGGAATTTAAAATCTTTACTAATATTAACCATGCTATTGTTGACCCTAAGAACTTTGATGAAAAATCATTTGTAGATTTTTATGGGGAAGTTTGCATTATTCCACCTAATTCATTTGCTTTAGCACGAACTGTAGAATATTTTCGTATTCCTCGTAATATTCTTACCATATGCCTAGGTAAAAGCACTTACGCTAGATGTGGGATTATAGTGAATGTTACCCCTTTGGAACCAGAGTGGGAAGGATATGTTACGCTAGAATTTTCTAATACTACACCTTTGCCAGCTAAAATATATGCCGGAGAAGGTTGTGCTCAAATGATTTTCTTAGAAGCTTCTGAAATATGTGATATGTCTTATGCAGACAAAGATGGTAAATATCAGTTTCAAAAGGGTGTTACAGTTCCTTGCATTTAG
- a CDS encoding thymidylate synthase — MKQYKEFLKYVINNGIEKIDRTNIGTISVFGYQMRFNLSNEFPLITTKKLHVKSIVIELLWFLMGESNINWLRKHGVTIWDEWANSQGDLGPIYGVQWRSWPTSDGKKHIDQISNVINEIKKDPNSRRLIVSAWNVAEIDKMALPPCHILFQFYIINNKLSCQVYQRSADIFLGVPFNIASYALFTNMVAQQCNLDLGELVWTGGDCHIYKNHLTQVKLQLSRDVLPLPTITINRKPKSIFDYKYEDFTINNYNSHPHIKGNVAI, encoded by the coding sequence ATGAAACAATATAAAGAATTTCTAAAATATGTCATTAACAATGGCATAGAAAAAATTGATCGTACAAATATTGGAACCATATCAGTATTTGGATATCAAATGAGATTTAATCTTTCTAATGAATTTCCTTTGATAACAACAAAAAAATTACATGTTAAAAGCATTGTAATAGAGCTATTGTGGTTCTTAATGGGAGAAAGCAATATAAATTGGCTTAGAAAACATGGTGTGACCATTTGGGATGAATGGGCAAATAGCCAAGGTGATTTAGGACCTATATATGGAGTTCAATGGAGATCTTGGCCAACTTCTGATGGAAAAAAACATATAGATCAGATATCAAATGTTATAAATGAGATAAAGAAAGATCCTAATTCTCGACGATTAATAGTTTCTGCGTGGAACGTGGCAGAAATAGACAAAATGGCATTACCACCATGCCACATATTATTTCAGTTTTATATTATTAATAATAAACTGTCATGCCAGGTATATCAAAGGAGTGCCGATATATTTTTAGGAGTACCTTTTAACATAGCAAGCTATGCCTTATTTACCAATATGGTAGCCCAACAATGCAACTTAGATTTGGGAGAATTAGTATGGACAGGTGGTGATTGTCATATATATAAGAATCATTTAACACAAGTAAAATTACAACTCTCGCGCGATGTACTGCCTTTACCTACTATAACTATAAACAGGAAGCCAAAATCTATATTTGATTATAAGTATGAAGATTTTACAATAAATAACTATAACAGCCATCCACATATAAAAGGTAATGTGGCCATATAA
- a CDS encoding dihydrofolate reductase has translation MWPYKTTIKKIMEITIIVAYSNNMVIGNKNTLPWKISGDLKLFKEHTINNTVIMGRKTWESLPKKPLPNRKNIILTKSNLIEKGALIAKSLSEAIRFCYPINKRIFIIGGSSIYEQFLPIASRILATEIQCSLNGDSFFPKVRSDIWLEIDRKPQLTENNYNYDFVTYVKQPKNLILL, from the coding sequence ATGTGGCCATATAAAACAACTATTAAGAAAATAATGGAAATAACTATTATAGTCGCTTACTCCAACAACATGGTAATAGGAAATAAAAATACATTACCATGGAAAATATCTGGCGATTTAAAATTATTCAAAGAGCATACCATAAATAATACAGTTATTATGGGTAGGAAAACTTGGGAATCATTGCCTAAAAAACCATTGCCTAACAGAAAAAATATCATCTTAACAAAAAGCAATTTAATAGAGAAAGGAGCACTAATAGCAAAATCTCTTAGTGAAGCTATAAGATTTTGCTATCCTATCAATAAAAGAATTTTCATTATAGGAGGATCCTCTATATATGAACAATTTCTACCAATAGCATCACGTATATTAGCAACAGAAATTCAATGTTCATTAAATGGAGATTCCTTTTTCCCTAAAGTAAGATCAGATATTTGGTTAGAAATTGACCGTAAACCACAACTTACAGAAAATAATTATAACTACGATTTTGTTACCTATGTTAAACAACCCAAAAACCTTATTCTCTTATAA
- a CDS encoding arginine/lysine/ornithine decarboxylase, which produces MRFLFPIFIIDEDYRSENVSGLGIRALAEAIESQGVKVIGVTGYGDISSFAQQQSRASAFILSIDDEEFDVDSPEDVASIIKKLRAFISELRFRNADIPIYLYGETRTSEHIPNDILRELHGFIHMFEDTPEFVARHIIREANSYVSSLAPPFFRELVKYAQDGSYSWHCPGHSGGVAFLKSPVGQMFHQFFGENMLRADVCNAVDELGQLLDHTGPVAESELNAARIFHADRCYFVTNGTSTSNKIVWHANVANDDIVLVDRNCHKSILHAITMTGAIPVFLRPTRNNFGIIGPIPLDEFNPDNINKKILSNPLAKRLANKKPRILTLTQSTYDGVIYNVEMIKKYLDGYVDTLHFDEAWLPHASFHDFYQDMHAIGENRPRGNTSMIFATHSTHKLLAGISQASQIIVQESANRKFDHTAFNEAYLMHTSTSPQYAIIASCDVAAAMMEPPGGTALVEESIREAMDFRRAMRKVESEFGKNDWWFKVWGPNRIAQEGIGNREDWMLYSDDQWHGFGDLACGFNMLDPIKTTIVTPGLSISGNFGDSGIPASLVSKYLAEHGVVVEKTGLYSFFILFTIGITKGRWNSLLTALQQFKDDYDRNQPMWRILPEFCKSQRKYERLGIRDLCNQIHNTYREYDIAHLTTEMYLSEMTPAMKPSEAFAKMAHREVEKVKISDLEGRITGVLLTPYPPGIPLLIPGERFNKTIVNYLEFVRDFNDEFPGFENYMHGLTIDIDENSNKNYYVDCLAQL; this is translated from the coding sequence ATGAGATTTTTATTTCCTATTTTTATAATTGATGAAGACTATCGTTCTGAAAATGTTTCTGGTCTTGGTATTAGAGCATTGGCTGAGGCTATAGAGTCTCAGGGTGTGAAGGTTATAGGTGTTACAGGTTATGGAGACATAAGCTCATTTGCTCAGCAGCAAAGTCGTGCTAGTGCATTCATATTATCTATTGATGATGAAGAATTTGATGTTGATTCTCCTGAAGATGTAGCGAGTATTATAAAAAAATTGCGGGCCTTTATTAGTGAGTTAAGATTTCGTAATGCAGATATACCGATATATCTGTATGGAGAAACAAGGACATCTGAACATATTCCAAATGATATTTTGAGAGAATTACACGGTTTTATTCATATGTTTGAAGACACTCCTGAATTTGTTGCTAGGCATATCATAAGAGAAGCAAATAGTTACGTATCTTCTTTAGCTCCGCCTTTTTTCAGAGAGCTAGTTAAATATGCTCAAGACGGATCATATTCTTGGCATTGTCCAGGACACTCTGGTGGAGTCGCATTTTTAAAAAGTCCTGTTGGACAAATGTTTCATCAGTTTTTTGGTGAAAACATGCTTCGTGCAGATGTGTGTAATGCTGTTGATGAGTTAGGCCAGTTATTAGATCATACAGGTCCTGTTGCTGAATCTGAGCTTAATGCTGCTAGGATTTTTCATGCTGATCGTTGTTATTTTGTTACTAATGGTACTTCCACTTCTAATAAAATTGTATGGCATGCAAATGTTGCTAATGATGATATAGTGTTAGTGGATCGCAATTGTCATAAATCTATTTTGCATGCTATAACAATGACTGGAGCAATTCCTGTTTTCTTGAGACCAACACGTAATAATTTTGGCATAATAGGTCCAATACCTTTGGATGAGTTTAATCCTGATAATATTAATAAGAAAATATTGTCAAATCCATTAGCAAAGAGATTAGCAAACAAAAAGCCAAGGATACTGACTCTTACCCAAAGTACATATGATGGTGTTATTTATAATGTTGAAATGATAAAAAAATATCTTGATGGTTATGTGGATACTCTTCATTTTGATGAGGCTTGGTTGCCACACGCATCATTTCACGATTTTTATCAAGATATGCATGCTATTGGAGAAAATAGACCTAGGGGCAATACTTCTATGATTTTTGCTACACATTCAACTCATAAATTGTTAGCAGGAATATCTCAAGCATCTCAAATAATTGTTCAAGAATCGGCTAATAGAAAATTTGACCATACGGCTTTTAATGAAGCTTATCTGATGCATACCTCCACATCACCACAGTATGCGATTATAGCTTCTTGTGATGTTGCTGCTGCAATGATGGAGCCCCCAGGCGGGACAGCATTAGTAGAAGAAAGCATAAGAGAGGCAATGGATTTTAGACGTGCTATGCGTAAAGTAGAATCAGAATTTGGCAAAAATGATTGGTGGTTTAAAGTTTGGGGTCCTAACAGAATAGCTCAGGAAGGCATAGGTAATAGAGAAGATTGGATGTTGTACTCTGATGATCAATGGCATGGTTTTGGGGATTTAGCATGTGGGTTCAACATGCTTGACCCTATAAAAACTACAATTGTAACCCCTGGGCTAAGTATTTCTGGTAATTTTGGAGATTCTGGTATTCCGGCCTCTTTAGTATCTAAATATTTAGCAGAACATGGTGTTGTCGTAGAAAAAACTGGTCTTTATTCATTCTTTATTTTATTCACTATTGGTATTACTAAAGGAAGATGGAATAGTTTATTAACTGCTCTGCAGCAATTCAAAGATGATTATGATCGCAATCAACCAATGTGGCGTATATTGCCTGAATTTTGTAAGTCTCAAAGAAAATACGAGCGATTAGGTATTAGAGATTTATGCAACCAAATTCATAATACCTATCGTGAGTACGATATAGCTCATCTTACGACTGAAATGTATTTGAGTGAAATGACACCTGCAATGAAACCATCAGAAGCTTTTGCTAAAATGGCTCATCGCGAAGTAGAGAAAGTTAAGATATCCGATCTTGAAGGACGAATTACAGGTGTGTTGCTAACACCATATCCACCTGGAATACCATTGCTAATTCCAGGTGAACGTTTTAATAAAACAATAGTCAATTACTTGGAATTCGTCCGTGATTTTAATGATGAATTTCCAGGATTCGAGAACTATATGCATGGCTTAACTATAGATATTGATGAAAATAGTAATAAAAATTATTATGTCGATTGTTTAGCTCAGTTATAA
- the mutM gene encoding bifunctional DNA-formamidopyrimidine glycosylase/DNA-(apurinic or apyrimidinic site) lyase: MPELPEIELLKREIDPRVKNRTVLEFKVRNYKLRWPVPEYLPKIITNKNILKCSRRGKYLLFHFEHGVQIIHLGMSGSIRFIKDEPPGKHDHLEWVFNESIILRMNDPRRFGAVLWHDLKNDGQLHENKIFKNLGLEPFSLELTDEYLYKKLSNKKKSIKQIILDGHIIVGVGNIYSSESLFKSRLNPLIPASELSMKDCAKMITSIRETLNDSIGSGGSTIKNYVSTNGESGNYIKNHASVYGRDGLPCTLCNSKIIKIKQNGRSTYYCPNCQDVNKKK, encoded by the coding sequence AAAAAGAGAGATAGATCCTAGGGTAAAAAACAGAACTGTTTTAGAGTTTAAAGTTAGAAATTATAAACTAAGATGGCCTGTACCTGAATATCTTCCAAAAATTATAACCAATAAGAATATTTTGAAATGCTCTCGCAGAGGAAAATACTTATTATTTCATTTTGAACACGGTGTACAAATTATACACCTAGGCATGTCTGGCTCGATAAGATTTATAAAGGATGAACCTCCTGGCAAACATGACCATTTAGAATGGGTTTTTAATGAATCAATAATATTAAGAATGAATGATCCTAGGAGATTCGGAGCAGTACTGTGGCATGATCTAAAAAATGATGGCCAATTACATGAAAATAAAATTTTTAAGAATTTAGGCTTAGAGCCATTTTCATTAGAATTAACAGATGAGTATCTATATAAGAAACTCTCAAACAAAAAAAAATCCATAAAACAGATTATTTTAGATGGTCATATTATAGTAGGAGTTGGAAATATATATTCCTCAGAGAGCTTATTTAAATCAAGGTTGAATCCATTAATACCAGCCTCAGAACTTTCAATGAAGGATTGTGCTAAGATGATTACATCTATAAGAGAAACACTTAATGATTCTATTGGATCTGGTGGCAGTACTATAAAAAATTATGTAAGTACTAATGGAGAAAGTGGAAATTATATAAAAAATCACGCTTCTGTTTATGGTAGAGACGGATTACCTTGCACTTTATGCAACTCTAAAATAATAAAAATAAAGCAAAATGGACGTTCTACTTATTACTGCCCTAATTGTCAAGATGTAAATAAAAAAAAATAA
- a CDS encoding translocation/assembly module TamB domain-containing protein: MLPTISILIAIICGLTFWCVASQQGTCFLIKLIAGKFDGNATNIQGTIINGLRIGDLNFSNKNMDCSINDLSLHIKWESLLRGVLRASELSVHSAAFHLKDSDRNLNNKNINFKFPKFLKIDLFTIDSLAIYHENDKFVVAAHNLLARVTNEKNLSSIILERLDLHSRFFDASLNGIFENTLSDDNVFSACANVIVKNNFSSSQILRTEFMNCSLNIKVDGNIDRVNFNIEANNKDFIIESSAVFSMRNKLSLLSCVFGINSKNSNGEACFYISRKNNKTSYDFFSLDCNVENLDFSLIFNNKIPSLLLNLSANASFEILEKNYYKLSLNTKILDNSKWNNNKLSGLFKTDLNFKNKNIDLNNPKFIDYLSNIFVKFLELKLNINDNKFYITNIYNETEHCLSVNAEMPNLSDIWSELSGSINLDVGINGLLNNHSVKFNTSLDKVKIGNFAKWKHVDLSTYFSLSFNQNYNRLLLFSIHEIVASFDDFLISLNKSLDIDLSFGIDFSNLTWNLGKFCMIFKSHKHGEVILEHFLSSGSRSTLDTKGKFKNLLSDSLIFLDIANLLGMKFDITCFNKEFFGMQNAFPIYGEWDMSFSENLKGYIEVKAYDKLILDSIAKSAPIFNMLLEATPKLNKFSDISVNIKLKDSSIGFMDTNAKLILCFDNDLIGFLIDKNCFIDINMNIKDFSILNKLLKDNLEIGGSLDSIISFIGSEDGKWNTNGSISIDKLRFFMLDKGIYLDNGSLFSHLKGRKFIIDKLNFPSMNRIKVKEIYDNKPILYNKNVKDGYILCNGYLDLDDLNGKFFSNIHKFPILQSLDRYASVSGNIDVDIVFPNFFIGGKLTADDGLVNLDHILRASTLDDDVIVQHFGSLKNKSNNSFFLPNIDLLFDLGDKFRISVLGLNTGLFGSIRTSLKDDGRMVGLGTLKANDGVIDVYGKRLKIKHGSLTFQGRFDNPLIDVEALKSGELIESGVRVSGTLQKPVVTLISYPDVSDVEKLSWLILGRGPEDNASDISLLYSVGTALLGRGDSFYRQLGLSDVSIKNGSVGSFDSLLPGQTVVGSLIRDEYYGLSTQFVVASKKFSNGVDLSIEQSLASNETVGRISYRLSHSWSFDIKIGSVNGAAFICRAFFE, from the coding sequence ATGTTGCCGACTATATCAATTTTAATAGCTATAATATGTGGATTGACATTTTGGTGTGTAGCATCTCAACAAGGGACATGTTTTTTAATAAAATTAATAGCTGGCAAATTTGATGGCAATGCGACAAATATTCAAGGTACAATAATTAATGGTTTGAGAATTGGTGATTTAAATTTTAGTAATAAGAATATGGATTGTAGTATCAATGATTTGAGTCTACATATAAAATGGGAGTCATTGCTTAGAGGGGTTTTGCGTGCTAGCGAATTATCTGTCCATTCAGCTGCTTTTCATCTTAAGGATTCTGATAGAAATCTTAATAACAAAAATATAAATTTTAAGTTTCCAAAATTTTTAAAAATTGATTTGTTTACCATCGATTCTTTAGCCATATATCATGAAAATGATAAATTTGTTGTTGCTGCTCATAATTTGCTAGCAAGAGTTACTAATGAAAAAAATTTATCTAGTATTATATTAGAAAGATTAGATTTACATTCCAGATTTTTCGATGCTAGTTTGAATGGGATATTTGAGAATACATTGTCAGATGATAATGTATTCTCCGCATGTGCTAATGTTATTGTTAAAAACAATTTTTCTTCTAGCCAAATATTAAGAACAGAATTTATGAACTGTTCGCTAAATATAAAGGTTGATGGCAATATAGACAGAGTAAATTTTAATATTGAGGCTAACAATAAAGATTTCATTATTGAAAGTTCAGCAGTATTCTCTATGCGTAATAAATTATCACTTTTATCATGCGTTTTTGGTATTAATAGCAAAAATTCTAATGGTGAAGCTTGTTTTTATATTTCAAGAAAAAATAATAAAACATCTTATGATTTTTTTTCTCTAGATTGTAATGTAGAAAATTTAGATTTTAGCTTGATATTTAATAACAAAATTCCTTCTTTGTTATTAAATTTATCTGCTAATGCTAGTTTCGAAATTTTAGAAAAGAATTATTATAAATTATCACTGAATACTAAGATTTTAGATAATAGCAAATGGAATAATAATAAACTATCCGGTCTTTTTAAAACAGATTTAAATTTCAAAAATAAAAATATTGATCTTAATAATCCTAAATTTATAGATTATTTATCAAATATTTTTGTTAAATTTCTGGAACTGAAACTAAATATAAACGACAATAAATTTTATATAACTAATATTTATAATGAAACGGAACACTGTTTATCTGTTAATGCTGAAATGCCAAATCTTTCTGATATATGGTCTGAGCTATCTGGTTCTATTAACTTAGATGTTGGTATAAATGGCTTATTAAATAATCACTCAGTGAAATTCAATACATCATTAGACAAAGTAAAAATTGGTAATTTTGCTAAATGGAAACATGTTGATTTATCAACTTATTTTTCTCTATCCTTTAACCAAAACTATAATAGATTATTACTTTTCAGCATTCATGAAATTGTTGCTAGTTTTGATGACTTCTTAATTTCTTTAAACAAGTCGCTGGATATTGATTTAAGTTTTGGTATTGATTTTTCAAATCTTACATGGAATTTAGGGAAATTTTGTATGATTTTTAAATCACATAAACATGGAGAAGTAATATTAGAACACTTCTTGTCTAGTGGTAGTCGTAGTACTCTAGATACAAAAGGAAAGTTTAAAAATTTATTATCTGATAGTTTAATTTTTCTAGATATAGCCAATTTATTGGGTATGAAATTCGATATTACTTGTTTCAATAAAGAATTTTTTGGTATGCAGAACGCATTTCCAATATATGGAGAATGGGATATGTCATTTTCTGAAAACCTAAAAGGATATATTGAAGTTAAAGCTTACGATAAATTAATATTAGATTCTATAGCTAAATCTGCCCCTATTTTCAATATGTTATTAGAAGCAACGCCTAAGTTAAATAAATTTAGTGATATAAGCGTTAATATAAAGTTAAAAGATTCCTCTATTGGTTTTATGGATACTAATGCTAAATTAATTTTATGTTTCGATAATGATCTAATTGGCTTTTTAATTGACAAAAACTGCTTCATAGATATTAATATGAACATAAAAGATTTTTCTATATTAAATAAGCTTTTAAAAGATAATCTGGAGATTGGAGGATCTTTAGATTCTATTATAAGTTTTATTGGTTCTGAAGATGGAAAATGGAATACTAATGGATCTATTTCTATAGATAAATTACGATTTTTTATGTTAGATAAAGGCATTTATTTAGATAATGGTTCTTTATTCTCACATTTAAAAGGAAGAAAATTTATTATAGATAAATTGAATTTTCCATCAATGAATCGAATAAAAGTTAAAGAAATTTATGATAACAAGCCTATTTTATATAATAAAAATGTTAAAGATGGCTATATTCTTTGTAATGGTTATTTAGACCTGGACGATTTAAATGGTAAATTTTTTTCCAATATACATAAATTCCCAATTTTACAGAGTTTGGATCGTTATGCATCAGTTTCTGGAAACATAGATGTAGATATAGTATTCCCTAATTTTTTTATTGGAGGCAAATTAACAGCAGATGATGGTTTGGTTAATTTGGATCATATACTTCGTGCTTCCACATTAGATGATGATGTTATAGTTCAGCATTTTGGTTCATTAAAAAATAAGTCAAATAATTCATTTTTTTTACCAAATATTGATCTTTTATTTGATTTAGGTGACAAGTTTCGTATATCAGTATTAGGGTTAAATACTGGATTATTTGGCTCTATCAGAACTTCTTTGAAAGATGATGGTCGTATGGTTGGATTAGGAACTCTAAAAGCTAATGATGGAGTCATTGATGTATATGGCAAAAGGCTAAAAATAAAACATGGTAGTCTTACTTTTCAAGGACGGTTTGATAATCCTTTAATAGATGTGGAAGCTCTAAAATCAGGAGAATTAATTGAATCTGGAGTCAGAGTTTCAGGAACATTACAGAAACCTGTTGTTACTCTTATATCTTACCCTGATGTTAGCGATGTAGAGAAACTTTCATGGTTAATTCTAGGTCGAGGTCCGGAAGATAATGCCAGTGATATTTCTTTATTGTATTCTGTTGGAACTGCATTATTAGGTAGAGGAGATTCATTCTACCGTCAATTAGGTCTGAGTGATGTCAGCATAAAAAATGGCTCTGTCGGTAGTTTTGATAGCCTGCTACCAGGCCAAACAGTTGTTGGTAGTTTAATTCGTGATGAATATTATGGTCTTTCTACACAATTTGTCGTTGCTAGCAAAAAATTCTCAAATGGTGTTGATTTGAGCATAGAGCAATCTCTGGCTAGTAATGAAACAGTTGGTAGAATAAGCTATAGATTATCACATTCTTGGTCATTTGATATAAAAATAGGTTCTGTTAATGGGGCTGCTTTTATTTGTCGTGCATTTTTCGAATAG
- the coq7 gene encoding 2-polyprenyl-3-methyl-6-methoxy-1,4-benzoquinone monooxygenase — translation MQEILSSNNDNIINLRKISTLDMIICEIESSLNILSGKVQSYRENPSIKICDEYLLSDEENLFVSRLMRINHVGEICAQALYRGQAFACNDKNIKNLFINASLEEIDHLVWCAHRIKELKGRTSVLIPFWYTGSFLLGLIVSFYGSSINLGFMSETEKQVEAHLEEHLKLIPYIDSKSRSILLQMQKDEMHHREVADIAGADNLSYLSKMAMKIMSKFMTKLTYWL, via the coding sequence ATGCAAGAAATTTTATCTAGTAATAACGATAATATTATAAATCTTCGTAAGATTAGCACTCTTGATATGATTATTTGTGAAATAGAATCTTCATTGAATATATTATCAGGAAAAGTTCAATCTTATAGAGAGAACCCTTCCATAAAAATCTGTGATGAGTATTTATTGTCTGATGAAGAAAATCTATTTGTATCAAGACTTATGAGAATAAACCATGTTGGGGAAATATGTGCTCAAGCTTTATACAGAGGTCAGGCTTTTGCCTGCAATGATAAAAATATTAAAAACTTATTTATAAATGCATCTTTGGAAGAAATTGATCATTTAGTATGGTGTGCACATAGAATCAAGGAACTAAAAGGTCGTACTAGTGTATTAATACCGTTTTGGTACACTGGTTCTTTTTTATTAGGACTTATAGTTAGTTTTTATGGATCTTCTATAAATTTGGGTTTTATGTCAGAAACAGAGAAACAAGTTGAAGCTCATCTAGAAGAACATCTAAAATTAATACCATACATTGATTCCAAATCTAGGTCTATTCTTTTACAGATGCAAAAAGATGAGATGCATCATAGAGAAGTAGCTGATATTGCTGGTGCAGATAATCTATCATATCTTTCCAAGATGGCTATGAAAATAATGTCTAAATTTATGACAAAGTTAACTTATTGGCTATAG